The genome window TCGCGCTGCGAAGACCGATCAGCGTCGCCGTGATGGCAGCGCTCATGCTCCTGCTGGGGCTGGTGTCGCTGTCCACGATGAACTTCGACATCTTTCCCGCGATTAACATCCCTGTCGTCGATTGCGTCTGGTACTACCCCGGCCTGTCCGCCGAGGAGATGGAGCAGCGCGTCGTCAGTATCAGCGAGCGCGCCTCCTCCACCACGATGAACGGCGTCGAGCACATCGAATCGACCTCGCTCAACGGCATCGGTCTGCTCAAGTTTTACATGCAGCCCGGCGCCGACACGGGGCTTGCGATTTCCCAGCTCGTCTCGGTCTCGGAAGCGATCAAGAACATCCTGCCGCCCGGCATCAGCCCGCCGAGCGTCATCGACTATAACGCGACCAACGTGCCGATCGCGTTCATGGTGATGTCGAGCGAAACGCTGCCGCAGAGCCGCGTTTACGACTTCGGTTACAACTTCGCGCGCCTGTTCCTGTTCACCATTCCCGGCTTGTCATCGCCCGCTCCCTTCGGCGGTGCGCAGCGCCAGATCATGGTCAACATCGATCCGGCCGCGATGTATGCGCGGGGCGTGTCGCCGCAGGACGTGGTCAACACGATGCAGGCGCAGAACGTCATCATTCCGGGCGGCGACGCCAAGATCGGCGACACCGACTACAACGTCGTGATGAACGGCAGCCCGCGCACGGTCGCCGCGCTCAACACGCTGCCGATCAAGGTCGTCAACGGCGCGCCGGTTTATATCGGCGACATCGCTCACGTGAGCGATACCTCCGCGGTGCAAACCGACGTCGTGCGCTTCAATGGCCAACTCGCAACCTACATGCTGATCCTGAAGCATGCGTCGGCCTCGACCCTGACGATCGTCGATTCGGTGAAGGCGATCATGCCGCGGATGCTCGCGATCGCGCCCAAAGGACTCACCGCGAAGCTCGCGTTCGATCAATCCGTGTTCGTGCGCGAGTCGCTCAAAGACGTTCTGCAGGAGGGCGTGATCGCGGCATCGCTGGTCGCGCTGATGGTGCTGCTGTTCCTGGGATCGCTGCGCAGCACGCTCATCGTTATCACCTCGATCCCGCTCGCGATCCTCACCTCGATAATCGGACTCAAGCTCACCGGCCAGACGATCAACATCATGACGCTGGGCGGGCTCGCCCTCGCGATCGGAATGCTGGTTGACGACGCGACCGTCGAAGTCGAGAACATCCATCGCAACCACGCGATGGGCAAGCAGCTCGGCGTGGCGATTCTCGACGGCGCGCGCCAGATCGCAGTGCCGGCCTTCGTCGGCACGCTCGCGATCTGCATCGTGTTCTCGCCGGTCGTCGCTCTAACTGGTGTCGCCAAGTTCCTCTTTACCCCGCTTGCGCTCGCCGTCGTTTACGCGATGCTCACGTCGTACCTGCTCTCGCGCACGCTGGTGCCGAGCATGGCGCTGCATCTTCTTGCCGACGAGCCCGAGGGACACGCCGTCAAAGGATGGCTCGGCCGCGTGACGACGCGCTTTGAGAATTGGTTCGATCGCCAGCGCGACCGCTACGGCATCCTGCTCGCGCGAATCATGGCGCATCGCGCGCTGGTCCTCGGCTGCATCGCGATTATCGTCGTCGCCTCGATGGGCCTGGTGCGGGTCGCGGGCGAAGACTTCTTCCCGCGCGTCGACTCCGGCATGATCCGGCTTCACGTGCGGGTTCCCGTCGGCAAGCGAATCGAGGAAACCGCGCGCATCCTCGACGGCGTCGAGCGCACGA of Candidatus Binataceae bacterium contains these proteins:
- a CDS encoding efflux RND transporter permease subunit encodes the protein MWIVQLALRRPISVAVMAALMLLLGLVSLSTMNFDIFPAINIPVVDCVWYYPGLSAEEMEQRVVSISERASSTTMNGVEHIESTSLNGIGLLKFYMQPGADTGLAISQLVSVSEAIKNILPPGISPPSVIDYNATNVPIAFMVMSSETLPQSRVYDFGYNFARLFLFTIPGLSSPAPFGGAQRQIMVNIDPAAMYARGVSPQDVVNTMQAQNVIIPGGDAKIGDTDYNVVMNGSPRTVAALNTLPIKVVNGAPVYIGDIAHVSDTSAVQTDVVRFNGQLATYMLILKHASASTLTIVDSVKAIMPRMLAIAPKGLTAKLAFDQSVFVRESLKDVLQEGVIAASLVALMVLLFLGSLRSTLIVITSIPLAILTSIIGLKLTGQTINIMTLGGLALAIGMLVDDATVEVENIHRNHAMGKQLGVAILDGARQIAVPAFVGTLAICIVFSPVVALTGVAKFLFTPLALAVVYAMLTSYLLSRTLVPSMALHLLADEPEGHAVKGWLGRVTTRFENWFDRQRDRYGILLARIMAHRALVLGCIAIIVVASMGLVRVAGEDFFPRVDSGMIRLHVRVPVGKRIEETARILDGVERTIRSVIPSNELSVMTDHIGLPVYWALLFYQTDSIGPQDADIQIQLSADHHPSLGYVDQIRDAIHRRYPGVIIYPQAADIISQVLSFGLSAPIDVQIVGRNLDDDYRIAEELQDQVATIPGASDIRIAQVIDYPTLRIKVDREKALEQQITQRDVTMSILTSLASSVVTSPNQWLDPRNGVNYSVAVQTPQHIVDSIQAIGRTPITSSTDGTPAQFLTNLSDVSHEVQAQGINHYTVQRVVDLNCNVEGRDLGSVAAAVQAKVDALKDLPAGTRVTIRGEAEAMNASFTSMGTGLLLAIVLVYLLMATNFQSWVDPLIIMMAVPGALAGVLWMLVATRTTLNVESMMGAIMAVGVGVANGNLLITFANDLREQGHDVVSAAIQAGITRMRPVIMTALAMILGMLPMSLALGAGGEQNAPLGRAVIGGLIAATIMTLIVVPVVYSFFSGERIGKRQRDAEVAALVEIAEKD